From the Streptomyces syringium genome, one window contains:
- a CDS encoding ABC transporter permease: MTVLRTSLRNFVAHKGRMALSAVAVLLSVAFVCGTLVFTDTMSATFDKLFASTVSDVSVAAPKNDDAQQTGRPQTVPASLKAKLAAADGVAKVEPHATNQQITAADARNKNIGPTSGAPTVGTNWSDSQKKSVDITSGHEPRGATEVVLDSDTADKHGLKLGDTLRVMAAPGDFKVTITGLATYRTTNPGAAVLYFDTATAQSKLLGTTSAYSGYGLTAAAGVSDEQLKKSVTAAIGTGYTVHTAAETKAEAQKEVGSFLDVMKYALLGFAGIAVLVGIFLIVNTFSMLVAQRTREIGLMRAIGSSRKQINRSVLAEALLLGVVGSLLGIGGGVALAIGLMELMGSLGMKLDTSELTIKATTPLVGLAIGVVVTVLAAYLPARRAGKISPMAALRDAGTPADGKAGKVRAALGLLLTGAGAAALVAGGAADRAQAGSAFLGLGVLLTLVGFVVVGPLLASVVVRGLSVVVLRLFGPVGRLAERNALRNPRRTGGTASALMIGLALVAALSVVGSSMVASATDQLDKSVGADFIIGGDAGPLSPAMVKAVRSADHIAHFTEYTGVNARITTPDGTTATEQLTAATPTYAQDLRIETVRGKLSDAYATDAMSVPEGWAKEHGVTMGDRLTVAMVDGRTAKLKVNAITSDDTTFDKGAMYTNIATAKRYLPADKVPATSMMFAKAVDGQEKEAAAALKAAARDYPQIEVRDQADYKELIKGQVDQLLNMIYGLLALAIIVAVLGVVNTLALSVVERTREIGLMRAIGLSRRQLRRMIRLESVVIALFGALLGLGLGMAWGMTAQKLLALQGLGILEIPWPTITAVFLGSALVGLFAALVPAFRAGRMNVLNAIATD, translated from the coding sequence GTGACCGTCCTCAGGACCTCCCTGCGCAACTTCGTCGCCCACAAGGGGCGGATGGCGCTGTCCGCCGTCGCGGTGCTGCTGTCGGTGGCATTCGTCTGCGGCACGCTCGTCTTCACCGACACCATGAGCGCCACGTTCGACAAGCTCTTCGCCTCCACCGTCTCCGACGTCAGCGTCGCCGCGCCGAAGAACGACGACGCCCAGCAGACCGGCAGGCCGCAGACCGTCCCCGCGTCCCTGAAGGCGAAGCTCGCCGCGGCCGACGGGGTCGCGAAGGTCGAGCCGCACGCCACCAACCAGCAGATCACCGCCGCCGACGCGCGGAACAAGAACATCGGCCCCACCTCCGGCGCCCCCACCGTGGGCACCAACTGGAGCGACAGCCAGAAGAAGTCCGTCGACATCACCAGCGGGCACGAGCCGCGCGGCGCCACCGAGGTCGTCCTCGACTCCGACACCGCCGACAAGCACGGGCTGAAGCTGGGTGACACCCTGCGCGTGATGGCCGCTCCGGGCGACTTCAAGGTCACGATCACCGGTCTCGCCACGTACCGGACCACCAACCCGGGTGCGGCGGTCCTCTACTTCGACACCGCGACCGCCCAGAGCAAGCTCCTCGGCACCACCTCCGCTTACAGCGGTTACGGTCTGACGGCGGCCGCCGGGGTCAGCGACGAGCAGCTGAAGAAGAGCGTCACCGCCGCCATCGGCACCGGATACACGGTGCACACCGCCGCCGAGACGAAGGCGGAGGCCCAGAAGGAGGTCGGTTCCTTCCTCGACGTCATGAAGTACGCGCTGCTCGGCTTCGCCGGCATCGCCGTGCTCGTCGGCATCTTCCTCATCGTCAACACCTTCTCCATGCTGGTCGCCCAGCGCACCCGGGAGATCGGTCTGATGCGGGCCATCGGCTCCAGCCGCAAGCAGATCAACCGGTCGGTGCTGGCCGAGGCGCTGCTCCTCGGCGTCGTCGGCTCGCTCCTCGGGATCGGCGGCGGTGTCGCCCTGGCCATCGGGCTGATGGAGCTCATGGGCTCCCTGGGCATGAAGCTCGACACCTCCGAGCTGACCATCAAGGCCACCACGCCGCTGGTGGGCCTCGCGATCGGTGTCGTCGTCACCGTCCTCGCCGCCTACCTGCCCGCCCGCCGGGCCGGGAAGATCTCGCCCATGGCCGCCCTGCGCGACGCGGGTACCCCCGCCGACGGCAAGGCCGGCAAGGTACGGGCCGCCCTCGGCCTGCTGCTCACCGGCGCGGGCGCGGCCGCCCTCGTCGCGGGCGGCGCGGCGGACCGGGCACAGGCGGGCTCGGCGTTCCTGGGCCTGGGCGTGCTGCTGACCCTCGTCGGCTTCGTCGTCGTGGGCCCGCTGCTGGCCTCCGTCGTCGTCCGCGGCCTCAGCGTGGTCGTGCTGCGCCTCTTCGGCCCCGTCGGCCGTCTCGCCGAGCGCAACGCGCTGCGCAACCCGCGGCGTACGGGCGGCACGGCCTCCGCCCTGATGATCGGCCTGGCTCTCGTCGCCGCCCTCTCGGTGGTCGGCTCGTCCATGGTTGCCTCGGCCACGGACCAGCTCGACAAGTCGGTCGGCGCGGACTTCATCATCGGCGGCGACGCCGGGCCGCTGAGCCCCGCCATGGTCAAGGCCGTCCGCTCGGCGGACCACATCGCGCACTTCACCGAGTACACCGGCGTCAACGCCAGGATCACCACTCCGGACGGCACCACCGCCACGGAACAGCTGACCGCGGCCACGCCCACGTACGCCCAGGACCTGCGGATCGAAACGGTCCGCGGCAAGCTGTCGGACGCCTACGCCACGGACGCCATGTCGGTGCCGGAGGGCTGGGCGAAGGAGCACGGCGTCACCATGGGCGATCGGCTGACCGTCGCCATGGTCGACGGCCGGACGGCGAAGCTGAAGGTCAACGCGATCACGTCGGACGACACCACGTTCGACAAGGGCGCGATGTACACGAACATCGCCACCGCCAAGCGCTACCTCCCGGCGGACAAGGTCCCGGCGACCTCCATGATGTTCGCCAAGGCCGTGGACGGCCAGGAGAAGGAGGCGGCCGCGGCCCTGAAGGCGGCGGCCCGGGACTACCCGCAGATCGAGGTCCGTGACCAGGCCGACTACAAGGAGCTCATCAAGGGCCAGGTCGACCAGCTGCTCAACATGATCTACGGCCTGCTGGCCCTCGCCATCATCGTCGCGGTCCTGGGCGTCGTGAACACCCTCGCCCTGTCGGTCGTCGAGCGGACCCGCGAGATCGGCCTGATGCGCGCCATCGGCCTCTCCCGCCGCCAGCTGCGCCGCATGATCCGCCTGGAGTCGGTGGTCATCGCCCTCTTCGGCGCCCTCCTGGGCCTGGGCCTCGGGATGGCCTGGGGCATGACGGCCCAGAAGCTGCTGGCACTGCAGGGCCTGGGCATCCTGGAGATCCCCTGGCCGACGATCACCGCGGTCTTCCTCGGCTCGGCACTGGTGGGCCTGTTCGCCGCCCTGGTCCCGGCGTTCCGCGCGGGCCGGATGAACGTCCTGAACGCCATCGCCACGGACTGA
- a CDS encoding ABC transporter ATP-binding protein, with protein MKTAVSIPTTGGSGGHAAVAARARQVLKAYGAGETRVVALDHVDVDIARGQFTAIMGPSGSGKSTLMHCLAGLDTVTSGQIFIDDTEITGLKDKKLTQLRRDRIGFIFQAFNLLPTLNALENITLPMDIAGRKPDRAWLDRVVETVGLAGRLKHRPNQLSGGQQQRVAVARALAARPEIIFGDEPTGNLDSRAGAEVLGFLRRSVDELGQTIVMVTHDPVAASYADRALFLADGRIVDEMYQPTADLVLERMKHFDARGRVS; from the coding sequence GTGAAAACGGCTGTATCGATTCCCACGACCGGGGGCAGTGGAGGACATGCGGCCGTCGCGGCGAGGGCCCGTCAGGTCCTCAAGGCGTACGGGGCGGGGGAGACCCGGGTCGTCGCGCTCGACCACGTGGACGTGGACATCGCCCGTGGGCAGTTCACGGCCATCATGGGCCCGTCCGGGTCCGGCAAGTCGACGCTGATGCACTGCCTGGCCGGCCTCGACACCGTCACCTCCGGGCAGATATTCATCGACGACACCGAGATCACCGGGCTCAAGGACAAGAAGCTCACCCAGCTGCGCCGGGACCGGATCGGCTTCATCTTCCAGGCCTTCAACCTGCTGCCGACGCTGAACGCCCTGGAGAACATCACGCTCCCCATGGACATCGCCGGCCGCAAGCCGGACCGGGCGTGGCTGGACCGCGTCGTGGAGACCGTGGGCCTCGCGGGCCGCCTCAAGCACCGGCCCAACCAGCTCTCCGGCGGCCAGCAGCAGCGCGTCGCCGTGGCCCGCGCCCTCGCCGCCCGACCCGAGATCATCTTCGGTGACGAGCCCACCGGAAACCTGGACTCGCGGGCCGGCGCCGAGGTGCTGGGCTTCCTGCGCCGCTCGGTCGACGAGCTGGGCCAGACCATCGTCATGGTCACCCACGACCCGGTGGCCGCCTCGTACGCGGACCGGGCGCTGTTCCTGGCGGACGGGCGGATCGTCGACGAGATGTACCAGCCGACGGCCGACCTGGTCCTGGAGCGGATGAAGCACTTCGACGCACGCGGGCGGGTGTCGTGA